In Trichoderma asperellum chromosome 1, complete sequence, a single window of DNA contains:
- a CDS encoding uncharacterized protein (TransMembrane:1 (i64-83o)) produces MPSMLCRSSGLGLSRQALLRNQAFVRRIQSSGPFQPLRPPSPADLGAPRAAKQYKRSRKWGRRLLITAAVGGAIYTVDSQVYASSLGRSLRTFGTAMIAALDYKINFRPEPWTGGSVADLHLRNAERLCDLLRANGGLYLKIGQAIAMQSAVLPPEFQRMFARMFDDAPQDDWKAVEAVIRKDFGKSVEEVFGVSFTGKEGYGVMERKARASASVAQVHWARLPDGREVAVKIQKPEIAKQIASDLWTFKTVTWILSKQFDLPLYTLVPFISERIELETDFLSEAKNSETMRQLVNSESRLKGRVYIPTVYSELTTKRVLTTEWIEGIRLWDKTAMTSRWLGGRGKGSPGAGTPLPPIDMDLARRQLRIEAHRDKIKPERQEWKGLHGRGGLGLSTKEVMTTMVDLFSAQIFKWGVVHCDPHPGNIFIRRLPNGRAELVLIDHGLYVYMSPTFRHQYARFWKALMTFDNKAIADVTGQWGIKAADLFASATLMKPYEGGENVMQKDLKELQGLTRAEKHYVMQRKMKQGIRDILADEDKWPKELVFIGRNMRIVQGNNQFLGSPVNRIKMMGEWASRSLYEDPNLPWIQRVNNVWRHIIFKSVMTVTDIAFYFFKLRQLLGLGGGMEDEMERRVKSMTQYGMEEEPDMFEG; encoded by the exons ATGCCCAGCATGCTTTGCCGCAGCAGCGGCCTGGGCCTCTCGAGACAGGCTCTGCTGCGCAACCAAGCCTTCGTGCGGCGCATCCAGAGCTCGGGGCCATTCCAACCACTGCGGCCGCCATCACCCGCCGACCTGGGAGCACCACGAGCTGCCAAGCAGTACAAGCGCAGCCGGAAATGGGGACGTCGATTGCTCATCACAGCAGCCGTGGGCGGCGCCATCTACACCGTAGATTCACAGGTGTACGCTTCCAGCCTTGGTCGATCGCTTCGCACATTTGGCACGGCCATGATTGCTGCGCTGGACTATAAGATCAACTTCCGACCAGAACCATGGACGGGGGGCTCCGTGGCTGACCTCCACCTGCGTAACGCCGAAAGGCTTTGCGATCTGCTGCGGGCAAACGGTGGATTGTACCTCAAAATTGGCCAGGCAATTGCCATGCAGAGTGCGGTTCTGCCACCCGAATTCCAGAGAATGTTTGCCCGGATGTTTGATGATGCGCCACAAGACGACTGGAAAGCCGTCGAGGCGGTCATCCGAAAAGATTTTGGGAAGAGCGTAGAGGAAGTATTTGGGGTCAGCTTCACTGGCAAGGAGGGTTATGGAGTCATGGAGAGAAAGGCCCGCGCGAGTGCAAGTGTTGCTCAGGTCCACTGGGCAAGGCTTCCGGATGGCAGAGAAGTGGCCGTCAAGATTCAGAAACCAGAGATTGCAAAGCAAATTGCGTCGGATCTCTGGACTTTCAA GACTGTAACGTGGATTCTTTCGAAGCAGTTCGACCTTCCCCTCTACACCCTAGTACCGTTCATCTCCGAGCGCATAGAGCTAGAGACAGATTTTTTGAGCGAGGCCAAGAATTCGGAAACGATGCGCCAGCTGGTCAACTCAGAGAGCCGTCTGAAGGGGCGGGTTTACATCCCCACTGTATATTCCGAACTTACCACGAAGCGAGTATTGACAACTGAGTGGATAGAGGGCATCAGGCTGTGGGACAAGACGGCCATGACTTCAAGATGGCTGGGCGGACGTGGAAAAGGCAGCCCAGGCGCAGGCACCCCTTTGCCGCCAATTGATATGGATCTTGCCCGTCGCCAACTGCGCATAGAAGCCCACCGAGACAAGATCAAGCCGGAGCGCCAGGAGTGGAAGGGCTTGCACGGAAGAGGAGGCCTTGGCTTGAGCACCAAGGAGGTCATGACCACCATGGTAGATCTCTTTTCTGCTCAAATCTTCAAATGGGGCGTTGTCCACTGTGACCCTCACCCAGGAAACATCTTCATTCGAAGGCTTCCTAACGGCCGTGCCGAATTGGTCTTGATTGACCATGGCCTCTATGTATATATGTCGCCGACGTTCCGCCATCAGTATGCCAGATTTTGGAAGGCTCTCATGACATTCGACAACAAGGCCATAGCTGACGTCACCGGGCAATGGGGCATCAAGGCGGCAGACTTGTTTGCCAGTGCTACGCTGATGAAGCCGTACGAAGGCGGCGAAAACGTCATGCAGAAAGATTTGAAGGAGCTACAGGGTCTGACCAGGGCGGAGAAACATTATGTCATGCAGCGCAAGATGAAGCAAGGGATTCGAGACATTCTCGCGGACGAAGACAAGTGGCCCAAGGAGCTTGTTTTCATTGGGCGCAACATGCGCATCGTCCAGGGCAACAACCAGTTCCTGGGCTCGCCGGTTAACCGCATCAAGATGATGGGCGAGTGGGCGAGCCGTAGCCTGTACGAGGACCCTAATCTTCCCTGGATACAGCGGGTGAACAACGTATGGCGACACATCATATTCAAGTCGGTCATGACTGTGACGGACATTGCGTTTTATTTCTTCAAGCTGCGGCAGCTACTCGGCCTGGGTGGCGGCATggaagatgagatggagcGTCGCGTGAAGAGTATGACGCAGTACGgcatggaggaggagcccgATATGTTCGAAGGGTAA
- a CDS encoding uncharacterized protein (EggNog:ENOG41) yields the protein MSSPPRRSTSFGMLLKRTKSGDLGKGNRKTQAELDRQSQPTPRAAPKLPEFFNNSEQLSKSFAPELQTNSTTTGVSSIIPGGYSARDSSSRSSAEATRAAASKVPIPPIPSNAFDPYARSESMTNRGRYSYASSSAMSTINNPRRIRRRKDPTPFNILILGSQNAGKTSFLEFLKTALALPPKKQSKKQEEDAFQMPIAPVGNFIPHYLETEIDGERIGLTLWDSEGLEKNVVDLQLREMSGFLESKFEETFTEEMKVVRSPGVKDTHIHAAFYVMDPSRLDRNIATAKKNAARNGYGNGGYGQAQNSGALDEEVDLQVLRTLQHKTTVIPVISKADTITSKHMGILRKAVWDSIKSANLDPLEALGLDEDSSSIIEEEEDDENDAGEDESAEQAEKAPASPGHAKRLSTNSIRRHKSQEDAKAEEPPFLPLSIISPDLYEPEVIGRQFPWGFADPYNEEHCDFVRLKEAVFTEWRAELREASREQWYEGWRTNRLKRRELPHAR from the exons ATGAGTTCTCCGCCTCGTCGTTCAACCAGTTTCGGAATGTTGCTCAAACGGACAAAGAGTGGTGATCTGGGCAAGGGCAATAGAAAGACCCAAGCCGAGTTAGATCGCCAGTCTCAGCCCACTCCACGAGCAGCCCCCAAGCTCCCCGAATTTTTCAACAACTCCGAGCAGCTGTCCAAGTCTTTTGCGCCTGAGCTGCAGACCAATTCTACCACTACCGGCGTTAGCTCCATCATCCCAGGTGGTTATTCTGCTCGCGACTCGTCAAGTCGCTCCTCAGCAGAGGCCACGCGCGCCGCGGCCAGCAAAGTCCCGATCCCTCCCATCCCCAGCAACGCCTTTGATCCCTATGCCAGGTCGGAGAGTATGACAAATCGTGGCCGGTACAGCTATGCCAGTAGCAGTGCCATGAGCACCATCAACAACCCCAGGAGGATCCGCAGAAGAAAGGACCCTACCCCATTCAA CATTCTCATCCTGGGAAGCCAAAATGCCGGCAAAACCTCTTTCCTCGAGTTCCTCAAGACAGCCCTGGCACTTCCACCAAAGAAGCAGTCCaagaagcaggaagaagacgctTTCCAGATGCCAATCGCTCCCGTTGGCAACTTTATTCCGCACTATCTCGAAACCGAAATTGATGGCGAGCGAATTGGCTTGACCCTCTGGGACTCTGAGGGCTTGGAGAAGAATGTTGTCGATCTGCAACTGAGAGAAATGTCTGGTTTCTTGGAGAGCAAGTTTGAAGAGACATTTACAGAGGAAATGAAAGTCGTGCGTTCTCCAGGCGTCAAAGACACTCATATCCATGCAGCCTTCTATGTCATGGACCCTTCCCGCCTTGATCGCAACATTGCGACGGCGAAAAAGAACGCTGCGCGGAATGGCTATGGCAATGGAGGCTATGGCCAAGCTCAGAATTCTGGTGCTCTCGACGAGGAAGTTGATCTCCAAGTCCTCCGGACCCTGCAGCACAAGACAACAGTCATTCCTGTTATTTCCAAAGCAGATACCATCACTAGCAAGCACATGGGTATCCTCCGCAAGGCCGTCTGGGACAGCATCAAATCAGCGAACCTGGACCCCCTAGAAGCCCTAGGCCTGGATGaggacagcagcagtatcatcgaagaggaagaagatgacgagaaTGACGCAGGAGAAGACGAATCGGCTGAGCAAGCCGAAAAGGCGCCCGCGTCACCTGGCCACGCAAAGAGACTCTCTACCAACTCCATCCGCAGGCACAAGTCCCAAGAGGAtgccaaagcagaagaacCGCCATTCCTCCCTCTGTCTATCATCAGCCCCGATCTTTATGAGCCCGAGGTCATTGGACGACAGTTCCCCTGGGGATTTGCCGACCCGTATAATGAGGAGCACTGTGACTTTGTGAGGCTGAAGGAGGCCGTCTTTACCGAGTGGCGTGCTGAGCTGCGTGAGGCAAGCAGGGAGCAGTGGTATGAAGGCTGGCGAACGAACAGACTCAAACGCCGCGAGCTCCCCCATGCGCGATAG
- a CDS encoding uncharacterized protein (TransMembrane:3 (n8-23c31/32o84-107i119-145o151-173i)~EggNog:ENOG41~SECRETED:SignalP(1-31)) produces MLRPATPLSVLLGIAFALLLLSVISAPIISAIPLGSFDNVQFGVFGFCKPSGCSSVGIGYDIGSVIANQRSQDFDLPSGVRHTLSTILVLHPVAAFLTLVMFFMAVAAHFRSASHSSKYLLAFLIFNLITFLVCLAAFVIDVLLFIPHLAWGTYIVIAATALVFLSCLVSCAMRRTLISRKDQRRRIAENAEMNAQNYYNREEQEPKSAFVMSSQPTVPTIVSGGSGTQDTLPAFATYETQRDDQVSDEHIPLTQRTTSERSNNGMQPMAVDMAAVPGSDIGGPYNGPQRSASQDPYGNYPNNAYGVAAGQPYDRMNRGPTRQATDPSNGYRGGRGGRGGYGAPMRGRGGGYGPPGRGGYGPRGGRGGGGGGGYGPQSRGGYGPYYNMPRGGGTRSPPPMNYSNENMVSQYNRLPQQQQGYVDEQGLYAGAQQAQSDPMVNYPAPSRSASASDNSSSNRFMPYRPDLELPRAESPPPLPEPTESAISSSAQAIEMDATPAAASSNSGDQYGNLRDSDTDVAGMVNLQQGKKPSSPRRETFASDGSRYSQDEQNMAPRAAWNQETGRSSPHVAPLAPLATTRRGPTPDLSGAAAPVADTKGAGNYYEDVDPRFDQSAHTPPGRRTPPPPLRVQPTTEVDYEEMRAAGGGTRSPAESEHSNFTSISQRGINPQWNPPPMPARRPVQQRQDILLDNPDFKLPGGRSTAAGKRRLPGMTPDSAYPGR; encoded by the exons ATGCTGCGACCGGCGACGCCCTTGTCAGTGCTGCTTGGGATTGCctttgctctgctgctcctctccGTGATATCGGCACCCATAATTTCGGCCATTCCACTCGGCAGCTTCGATAATGTTCAGTTTGGCGTCTTTGGCTTTTGCAAGCCCTcgggctgcagcagcgttgGCATCGGCTACGACATTG GTAGCGTCATCGCCAATCAAAGGTCTCAGGATTTCGACCTGCCGAGCGGTGTTCGCCATACGCTCTCTACGATCCTAGTTCTTCACCCCGTGGCCGCATTCCTGACGCTGGTCATGTTTTTCATGGCCGTTGCTGCCCACTTCCGCTCTGCTTCTCACTCGTCAAAGTATCTGCTcgcctttttaattttcaaCCTCATCACCTTCCTCGTCTGTCTTGCCGCTTTCGTCATCGATGTCTTGCTCTTCATTCCTCACCTGGCATGGGGCACCTACATTGTCATCGCTGCCACGGCCTTGGTTTTCCTAAGCTGCCTCGTCTCCTGCGCTATGCGGCGCACTCTGATCAGCCGAAAAGAccaaaggagaagaattGCAGAGAATGCAGAGATGAATGCCCAAAACTACTATAACCGAGAGGAGCAAGAGCCCAAATCTGCCTTTGTCATGTCATCCCAGCCCACCGTGCCGACCATCGTTAGCGGCGGAAGTGGCACGCAAGACACTCTGCCTGCATTCGCCACGTATGAGACCCAGCGAGACGACCAGGTCAGCGACGAGCACATTCCTCTGACGCAGCGAACTACATCTGAGAGGTCGAACAATGGGATGCAGCCCATGGCCGTCGATATGGCCGCAGTTCCAGGCAGTGACATTGGCGGCCCATACAACGGACCACAGAGGTCTGCATCGCAGGACCCATACGGCAACTATCCCAATAATGCCTATGGAGTAGCGGCTGGACAGCCTTATGACCGTATGAACCGCGGCCCCACCAGACAGGCCACCGACCCCTCTAATGGATATCGCGGTGGCCGTGGAGGCCGTGGAGGCTACGGCGCCCCCATGAGAGGACGCGGCGGTGGTTATGGCCCTCCCGGCCGAGGTGGATACGGGCCCCGTGGTGGtcgaggagggggaggaggaggaggatatgGACCGCAATCTCGCGGTGGCTACGGCCCATACTATAACATGCCTAGAGGCGGAGGCACACGTAGTCCTCCGCCCATGAATTACTCAAACGAGAACATGGTTAGCCAATATAACAGGCTgccacaacagcagcagggcTACGTTGACGAGCAAGGGCTTTATGCTGGGGCCCAACAGGCACAGTCTGACCCCATGGTAAATTATCCAGCACCGAGtcgcagcgccagcgccagcgataACAGCAGTAGCAACCGATTTATGCCATATCGTCCGGATCTCGAATTGCCCAGGGCAGAATCCCCTCCACCGCTCCCTGAACCGACTGAGTCTGCTATTTCCTCATCAGCACAGGCGATCGAGATGGACGCAACGCCAGCCGCCGCATCAAGCAATAGCGGTGATCAGTATGGCAATCTTAGGGATAGCGACACAGACGTTGCTGGGATGGTGAATCTCCAGCAGGGCAAGAAGCCTTCATCCCCACGGAGAGAGACATTTGCCAGCGACGGAAGCAGATATTCTCAAGACGA GCAAAACATGGCACCCCGCGCCGCATGGAATCAAGAAACAGGGAGAAGCTCACCTCATGTGGCACCTCTGGCACCTCTCGCAACGACTCGCCGGGGTCCTACGCCTGACCTCTCTGGCGCCGCTGCTCCGGTAGCCGACACCAAGGGCGCCGGAAACTACTACGAAGATGTTGACCCACGGTTTGACCAGTCCGCACATACTCCTCCGGGTCGTCGGACACCGCCTCCGCCGCTCCGAGTCCAACCAACAACAGAAGTCGACTACGAGGAGATGCGAGCTGCTGGTGGCGGAACACGCAGTCCCGCAGAGTCGGAACATTCCAACTTTACGTCCATCTCGCAGCGTGGAATTAACCCGCAATGGAATCCACCCCCAATGCCGGCACGCCGGCCAGTGCAACAGCGCCAAGACATACTTTTGGACAATCCCGACTTCAAGCTTCCCGGCGGCCGATCGACGGCCGCAGGGAAACGAAGATTACCAGGCATGACCCCTGACAGCGCGTATCCGGGCCGCTAG